A genomic region of Deinococcus aquaedulcis contains the following coding sequences:
- a CDS encoding dynamin family protein, which translates to MLVSGSVHTLLARERQLLADLQAFVEGQGAPEDVVAHARQALRALDETFLLVVVGEFNAGKSSFVNALLGAAVLPEGVTPTTDRIYVLVHGEKAGQMEPTADPFVSRLTHPLPSLEGVALVDTPGTNAIIRQHQTLTEGFLPRADLLLFLTSADRPFTESERQFLSLAARWGRQVIMVVNKADLLETPEQKAQVREFVETGARGVLGLTPPVLLVSARAEQRGGDVGFHALREVLRVRLSDTERTRLKLQSPLGTAAALLSGEEARAEAARRTLAEDLTVLRDLEAQQVTHREGMLGELDGQLNRVGRLLSEFEVRADRFIDDHLRFSNLRGLLNSRELEDAFRREAVADLPEAIDRQFGTMIDRFVEANLHFWEDVQAFLIRRQPSAEVARTRFSYDRGALLEGIAGSAREHLETTTEQHLARELSRDAEDAMKGVIGGLAGGVGLGAGVGALIGASALDFTGGILAGLTLGSLGLFVLPNKRIQAHRQLRARVAELREALERIVRREYEREQERADTRLRDAVSPYTRFTAQEQTRLQAARERAAALRTELEALQNEVKALG; encoded by the coding sequence CGCGCGGCAGGCCCTGCGCGCGCTGGATGAAACCTTCCTGCTGGTGGTGGTGGGCGAATTCAACGCGGGCAAGAGTTCATTCGTCAACGCTCTGCTGGGCGCGGCGGTCCTGCCAGAAGGGGTCACCCCCACCACCGACCGCATTTACGTACTCGTCCACGGCGAGAAGGCCGGGCAGATGGAGCCCACCGCCGACCCCTTCGTGAGCCGCCTGACCCACCCCCTGCCCAGTCTGGAAGGCGTGGCGCTGGTGGACACGCCGGGCACGAACGCCATCATCCGCCAGCACCAGACGCTGACAGAAGGCTTCTTGCCCCGGGCAGATCTGCTGCTGTTTCTGACCAGTGCCGACCGCCCCTTCACCGAGTCCGAGCGGCAGTTTTTAAGCCTCGCGGCGCGCTGGGGGCGGCAGGTGATCATGGTGGTGAACAAGGCTGACCTGCTCGAAACCCCGGAGCAGAAAGCGCAGGTGCGCGAGTTTGTGGAAACGGGCGCGCGTGGCGTGCTGGGCCTGACCCCACCCGTGCTGCTGGTAAGCGCCCGGGCCGAGCAACGCGGCGGCGACGTGGGCTTTCACGCCCTGCGCGAGGTGCTGCGCGTGCGCCTCTCCGACACCGAGCGCACCCGCCTGAAACTGCAAAGCCCACTGGGCACCGCCGCTGCTCTGCTGTCTGGTGAAGAGGCGCGCGCCGAGGCGGCCCGGCGCACCCTGGCCGAGGACCTCACGGTGCTGCGCGACCTGGAAGCCCAGCAGGTCACCCACCGCGAGGGCATGCTGGGCGAACTGGACGGGCAGCTGAACCGGGTTGGCCGCCTGCTCAGCGAGTTCGAGGTCCGCGCCGACCGCTTTATTGACGACCACCTGCGCTTTTCCAATCTGCGCGGGCTGCTGAACAGCCGCGAACTGGAAGACGCCTTCCGGCGCGAGGCGGTGGCTGATCTGCCCGAAGCCATTGACCGGCAGTTCGGCACCATGATTGACCGCTTCGTGGAGGCCAACCTGCATTTCTGGGAAGACGTGCAGGCCTTTCTCATTCGCCGTCAGCCCAGCGCCGAGGTGGCGCGCACGCGCTTTTCCTATGACCGGGGCGCGCTGCTCGAAGGCATTGCGGGCAGCGCGCGCGAGCACCTGGAAACCACCACCGAGCAGCACCTCGCCCGCGAACTGTCGCGCGACGCCGAGGACGCCATGAAGGGCGTCATCGGTGGGCTGGCCGGTGGCGTGGGCCTGGGAGCGGGCGTAGGCGCCCTGATCGGGGCCTCGGCGCTGGACTTCACTGGGGGCATTCTGGCGGGGCTGACCCTGGGCAGCCTGGGCCTGTTCGTGCTGCCCAACAAACGCATTCAGGCCCACCGGCAACTGCGTGCCCGGGTGGCCGAACTGCGCGAGGCCCTGGAGCGGATTGTGCGCCGGGAATATGAACGCGAGCAGGAGCGGGCCGACACCCGCCTGCGCGACGCGGTCAGCCCCTACACCCGCTTTACCGCGCAGGAGCAAACGCGCCTGCAGGCTGCCCGCGAACGTGCAGCGGCGCTGCGCACAGAGCTCGAAGCCCTGCAAAACGAGGTTAAGGCCCTGGGCTGA